The following is a genomic window from Dermacentor variabilis isolate Ectoservices chromosome 11, ASM5094787v1, whole genome shotgun sequence.
gtttgcgtagcattcgacagatggtaagcgcgatcattattagctagacttggtacacgacatattgctgcggcaagttcgggacGCAATCATttcacgggaaataaaaaaaatcgaattttgccGACAAAATTCAGGAGCGAGATCATTacacgagtgcgatcattatgcgagtaaatacggcactTAGGTGAGATTTTTTTACCAGCACTTGCACTGAGAAGAACATGTTCACAGCATTTGCAGGAAAGGGGCGTGTGGCTGCTATGCGCCAACTAAAGGATGCCAATGCTTTCCCCTGTTCTGTGCTGCAGTCGCTGTACTCTGCAGTTTGTCGTTCTCACATTAGGTATTGTCATGGGGTGTAACATATACAACGTATCTGAAACAACTACTGCGACTAAAAAACAGGGCGATAAGTGTATTATAAATAATGTGGTAACTGCGCAAATGGCAATATTAACAATATATTTCAGGAACAATGTATACTCTCAGTGCCAGCACTTCGTAACTATAATGTTTCCTTTCTTGTTACAAAATAATACGCACCAGTCTTCCGCTGTCACTCTTTTCACCATTCCGTCTCATAACACAAGACACGCATCAAATGGCAATTTAATTTGTCTACATGCTACAATTTATACCGAGAAAGACCTCTAATTTCATGGGAAGAGAATTTAGAATAAGCTACCCATGAAAACTAAGGTAGACAGAAATTTTAAATGTGGTTCTAAAATATTTTATATGAAAAATCAAGATTTCTAGATAGTTCTTTTACACGTAGCCAATGTGCTGCTTATATTTCCCATTATTTATTGCACTGCTGTGATAATGTACAAGCCTCTTTAGTGTTTCAGGGCAGtgaattaattatttatttactgtATTGCTGACCTGTTTCATGCATGTTTCACCGGACCGGTCACTAGCCAATGTAGGCTATTGGTCCAGATAATTTGTATCCGTATCGtaggatattgacacgtgtacttagctttatcgggcgaccacgtttcgccgcctaacaaatgttatcgcacagcgcgggacgcgcctgcatgtatccgaagtttctggaaagttatcgatgcttctatccgctgtgtgtggtcgccgaaccttgcgttatctgatttcatcgcctgatgcgaatggtgtagaactttgcggaaggcacacgcgtcccaacgattagtctggaacattcgatgactactgcataaaagccgacgcgcttgacccgctgatcagattttcgccgatcgccgagtgtgttcgccgctaccgttgttcttttagtgtagcctgtttttgagggcacaagttcgcccaataagatgCTCGTTTCGTtcatcacagttttgctgccttcttaactgTCACTACAACGTGGCAATATTGCCGTAAAGATGGACGATGATGACTTCTCAGACGGTGTTCTAACTATACACAGATGCGACATGTTGACAAGGCACAGCATGTGAGGCAACTGCTAGTGGgtagaaggaacagcgccctggcagctaccaggcgtctcacaatgctGGTGTGATAAGCTAGCAGTGACGTTACAGGTGTCGCACCTCAATGGTGCACGAGACCGACAGGAAATTGTCGGCGTTAATTAGTACCATCTTGAAAAATTAGATAATGTTAGCTCGACATTCACTGCCCATTCCACTCACAGCAGTGCATATGTACAGCATCTCGGCAGGACCATTAGTGTGCTTACAGTGGCGTGTGCACAACACTCATGCCTGCAGCAGAAGGCAGAACACAGTTCTGGCTCTGCTAGCGAGGTGACTGAGCATAGCGTTGACAATGCATCCACTTCACTTCGTCGTCATTGTGTCCAAATGCACTCCATGTCTCTAAAGGCCCTCCCATCTTCTGCGTGGGAGAACCACGCATGTGCCATCGAGTTGAACATCATCACAACAGTGTCGGCAGCGTTGACGGGTCTTGAGCGTCCGTAAAATTGCCATCACAATAAGGTCATAGACATAACATTTCATAGATGGGATAACCATAGCATACAGGACAGAGAGTGTAAGTAAATGTAGGTGAAGGAAGGAcaccaggaaaaagaaaatgccggCAACTTACTCTAATATGCTGGGATCCACATTTTCTTGCCGCATCTTGATTTGAACAGCACCCAGAGGAATACCCTGAGTTCATGAAAAGGAACAGTAAGCAATAAAATCACCTGCCTATGGTTATCAAGTGCCTAAATGGGCAACGTTCAACTAATGCTGTTTACAAATTGCCTCAAGTTACTTCTAAACTAAGCATAAGGAAAGTCTACATGCAGGCCTTTGAAATCAATTTGGGGAAAAGTATGAAACTCTTCATCATGCCGTTGAATGCATGCGGCCAAACTGCCCAGGATAACATACGATACGATTGCTGTCTAGTATTTTTCGTGTGCTGATGTATATCCGCCTTGAAGTGTATCACCAACTCACCCAAGTTAGCCTTACTGCTTAATACGGATTTTGTGCCTGCTATAAACGTACAAGATTTGCAGGGCTTGCCCTTCAAATAGGTTTATTATGATAAATAGGCTGTCAGGATTCTTTAGCCTTGTTTATAACGTATCTGCTGTTGGCAGGCAAAGAAGCAGGTGAACACAACAAAACCTAGCCAAATGGTACGTACTTTCTCCCCACACGTATTTGGAAAATTTGGAAACACATTTAGAGTGGCACACTAAGCAGCCACAGTCACTGAATAAAAAAATGCAGAGGACTTTAGTGCATACAGCTGAAACTCAATATAACAAACACAGCTAAGCGAATTgctggatataacaaagtatataaaatgtttcttgctgataTCAGCCCCCGAGTATAACGAAAATAAGCAATCAACGAATTGAATATGACGAAGGTGTCTGATGTGACATTGTTTGAGCGAGGCTCAACTGCAATACAGTGCCCAAGCTGAACAGCCAGAAGGCAACACAGATGTAGACCGCCTCAACAGCGAAGCTGGCAAGATTTCGAGTCACTTACAAAGTTAAGCATCTTGAAGTACTTTGAAAACCTAGGATCCTTGGAGACCGTGTTTGTTGGTGCAGCTGGAGGTTGTGTTGCAGTGTCTGCTGCCTGTAGGGGTTCAGCTTGTGCGTCAGTTGTGGGGCCATTTGCCTGTGACTGGTGCGACTGGCTTTGTCCAGCAGTGGCCTGCGTCGTACTCTGCTGATCATTCGCCTCCGGCTTGGCTTCAGCAGCACTGGCCGTTACATTCTCGAGTCCAGGAATCGAAGAAAGCTGAAAGCAAGTGAACTCACTTCTCAGCATCCACTCCAGATGAACACACCAATTCCCCAAACCACACAATTTCGTTCGACCACAGCCTCCTGTATTATCAAAAGTGAGAGCATTTCCTTGGCTAACCTACCATACTTTGGCCTGCCCATCTGACCTTGATACTATAACTGCCAACAGAAATAAGAAAATCTAGTTCCTCCGAGAAATCAAACCTGGACCtgcagcatggtaaacaagtgcCTATCTTCGGTGCCACACCAACAGTTGAGAAGGAGCACGGAATATGTGCAGCAGTAGAGCTGAAGAGTACTGCAGTCGTTATCAAAATATTGACGTGCATGCATGGGTCGCATGTGAAAGGTTAGAAGAAGCTCGCCAGAGATGCGCGGTGCGTTTAGCGCCAAAAGTGATGCAGCAAGACGGATGCACCGTCGTGCTCCACTCAGTTGGCTGCAGTGGAAGTTTAATTAGGTATGTGTGCTGTGCGAATGGCTGTCGCGCAACTTCGACAATCATCATAGACGAGTTCTGCCACAACTTTTTAAAATTGTTTTCCCAGTCACACTAAGATGCCGTGGAAGCTAGCGATACAGAAGTCCATACTTCCGTCCAGGGTGTTTGGGTGCAACACTGcagagcaaagaaaagaacacaagaacagCTGCAATTTTTTTAGTGCTGGGATGAGTGTCTTGCAACTCTCCCATTTGTACAGTGCGACTGCCTAGAAGCGACGTCTTTACATTGAGCAGCATACGATCGCATCACTTTCTTCCCTGCTAGGAAGTGACCTAATGGTCACTATAGATGTATGGACATTGTCGTGGCAGCGTATTCGTGCACATTTTACACCTGCCACTGCAAGGGAATGGTAAACTTTTGCCATGTGTGGGTATTGCTCTTCCACTGCCCACATATGCTAATAAAGAGCAGCGGTGAAGCGTCAAATGAAGGTTGTTGCCACCCTGAAAGTGGCCCATAACCAGTGTCTGAAGAACTGGTACTCAGGAATTAATATAAGAGGCTTGTGCtatacataaagaaaaaaaaataaagtaataacTACTACTGGAGCTAAACATTTCTCAGGCACTTTCATGCTGTCATTTTTCAGATAAACTCATAGAAGATTGAGCACTGCTATACATAGTAAACTACATTTGACTTCGAACCTGGCACAGTTGATCATGATTCGTGGTTTGAATTGAAAAATTCAATGCTGATCGACTTCGCCAAGTACTGAGGCTGCTGATGCGACGAGGGTCCAGAGCATAGAGTTGCTTCACCAGCGTGCCAGCCCTTTGTCACGCAAGTACTTTCAAACCATATTAAAGGGTCTCCTAAATGGCTTGGTGAATTTTTTAGACAtatagggtacagctacagtaaaacatccatgctacaatttaagtgaagcataTCATATTAAGAAGCAGCAGATTACAAATTGCACTCCCACCTAGTCATGCTTTTTCTCAACTTGTTTGCCGAGTGATTGGGGATAAGCTCTGCCTTCACGTGCTCTGCGTCATGACGTTACATTGTATTGTCTACTTCTGGATGTCTTGGAGCCAGTGCGCAAAGCCTCTACAACctctctgctagccgcctggccaTCGATCCCCAgagagagctatccaagcagtgtgcgttgcgagcattgtGTTGCAGTACCAAGTGTGCctggtattccagtaaccacaggcgagctgggtaTTTTGACAAATGGGTGGAGGCATAGAATAAAACCCCTCCATACTACTACCGCTGCACTGAGGAACTTAAGCACAGACGTAGGTGAGCCCATGAGCAGCCTGATTGGCCTGCACAGTCCAGCCACTTGGTGGCACatagcttaaccagccaaacacagagctaatatttttgtaaccaagtgtaaaacgttCGATACATTTAAAAAGACAACGTGTTTACGATTAAGCTCCTGCTGTAAATTTGCACCAGCAACAAAGTAGAATACAATTGGTTACTGTTATTTTAGCTGTGTGTTCCGTTGGGCTCTGCACCAGCAGGAGTCTACACCGTGCAGGCCGTTCACATTTACACCTCTGCTCGTCCAGCGAAATGCCCAATCAGTTTGCGGTTGCATTTACCCAAATACCGGAcatactaaaactctctactatTGTAGTAATCCTTCAGCATGAAGGCCACAAATGCACAGACCCAGACACTGATCGGAAACCAACAGCCCGATGCGCTGCAGTCACTCCACTAGTCtagccttgcagagggacactaTGTCGCGGCTTGACACATCGCCGATCGCTAGATTTGCAGCCCGCAATGCAACAAGGGTGATCCATGGTGCTCAGGAAAAAGAAGCTCGAGACCAACTCTGATCGAGCAGCTCGTATCAACTCAGATAATGTTGTaagacaagcagacgacacttgctgtgtgctggaagtggTTGAGCGTAGCGATAAATtgttgtgtattctctttctgcAACTTTTCTGTTttacagaaacaaattaaccaacattccaactataaCGAACAACATTTGCTCACCACAAAGTTATAAAAATCTACAACATGCCCTGGGTAGCTGATTGGTTAGCTCATCCTACTGACGTCAGGTGGAGGTCAAGCGTCAGTATCGGTGGGGTGGCTGAAAACTCAAGGGAGCGGTGCCGCTGCAATTGGTagcaatgtacatttttaaaacctcatAATAAGTTACATGCTTTACGTGGAGTGCTCAGATGCATCAcctaatgatcagaaggacctaccctaccGGCTGAGTACGTCTGTACAAAACCGTTTCAGGATCTCTCTAAGTCTATGCAGATCAACCTCAAGGCCAATCCAACCTTACAGGGATGTTGAAATCCTGTGAATGATTAAAATAAACGTGACGCCATTTTCACACACGCAGTTTCGATCACCTTGAAGATAAACCTGCACTATATCCTGTCGAACACAATCGAAGCACGAAGACTGCGCAAGTAGGGCAGCACAGAAGTCAAATGTACTTAATAATGACTCGTAGAAGCGCTTAATCTGCATCGACCCAAGGGCAGTTGACGGCGCCCACGTTAAAAGGGGTATAAACAATCGAGCACAATGCCTTGATTATGTTACAAATAGATTAATTGATTACAATAAAACTTGTAAACGCGCTGctcaataaacttactttcgccTCTAAGATGCACATAGATGCTTCCAGTCGCTGTATTCTGACGAGTAGGTCTTCCAGTTTCTCATCACAGACAGTTGCGAAATGATTGAGAAACGAAGTCGTCCTTGTTAGGAAATAGTTGAGAAAAGCTAGAGTCCGCTTCTGTTGGATCGGTGGGACCTGAAACGGAACAGAGTAGATGGTGATCGGAATTAAGAAACAAGCAAGAACTGGCGTAAACCGTCGGCACAGTTACATATGCGAAACATCGTGTATACAACATCGTAGTAAAGGCTTAGAAAGAGGAAGCAGTGCCATGAAAATCGCTACAATGTCAAACATAAGCGTCCTATGCACATATTTTCAGACACGAAACCACTTGGGAAATACACCCACACTTTCACTCCAATCAAGTGTTCACAGGTCTGCAACGCTATTTATAACGAACAAACTTCAACTGAGTTAAATTAGTACATAAGTGAAATGGGAGCCTTATTAACTCTTCCTTTCTTGAAATTTAAACCTCTCAATTTATTTACCTTGGTATAATCAACGCCGTGCCCGATGATTGGCAGCCCATCGTCGTCCATGTTGCACACGACAGGCTCGCATGCACTGTCGCTGATTTTTAAGTCAGTTTAAGTGCTTTAAATTAAATACTTGCAAACAATTACTAAAGAAGTTTTATCAAAAATTAAAACAAGCGATACTAATAAGCTTTTGGGAAGGTAACTTTTGcttgtgtagaaaaaaaaaatgcacacaaaTTTGACAGCTGCGGGGCTGCACGTAATGGCGGTTAGCAGTTGATGGGGTCTCTGTTTGGCATTCAATCATTTTCTGAGCGTGTTACGCTTAATTGCGGACGTTCGGTGGGGTGCACGATCGCCGTGAGCGTGTAGGCGGCGGCACAGAGCgctgatatagcgtcgccatggACGACGCGAGCGGAATGCCATCGCTGCAAGCGGTCGTCCAAGCCATCCACGCGCTCTACAGACAGCCAGACACTACGGGCAAGGAGAAAGCATCCGTCTGGCTCGGGGAACTGCAGAGATCCGTAAGTTTTGTAAGTTTCGTGTGTTGAACTTTCGCCTATGCTCGTGCGATACCAACGGGACTCATTGCGCGTAGTGGTTGGATTGGCCTCTCTCGACAAAGGCGCCGAAGCGATGTCGTGTGTAGCACAGAAGCTGACGATGTGCGATCGTGGAAGTCGTGAAGCAGGCGAAGCTCTTTCAGCTGACGATGAGGGTTTTGTAGGTGTCGAAGCTTATTTCCCTTTGCCCCCTATTCGCGTTTGACAGCGCTCCGCTGCGCATCGTCGAAGGCGCGTTTCTGATCCCAGCTCCTAAACCTATCACCCCCTGACCGACCGGTTTTTTTTGACGTTTTTGGATCACGTTTCGCCGTGCGAAGTCGTGCGTCGCGTGTCAGCCTACTTCTCTCTGCCTCCGCGTTTGCCCGTGGTCACTTCGCGTCTTGCCGACGTCTGAAAAATGCCAGACTGTGGAACTGATTTTCTCCTAGCTGTTTCGCCAAGCACTGCATGTCGTGCGTTGTTTTGCCCTCGCGATTCGTGTCCGTACTGCCTCAACGCGATGTTCATCTCAACTGCACTAATTCAAGGAGTAAACACGGCTCGATGGCGCTCAGTGCGCTCAGTGCGCTTAGCACACGAACGTTTAGCCGAGAACTCGTGTAGAGCACCACGGAGACCTCCTGTTTTGCGTTCAATCGTGTCCGGTTCTTCCGCTGAAATCTCTGCAGCTGTTGGCTTTTTAGATGACGTTAGATGTAgtagtaaacgaaaaaaaaaaagcataccgtGGTACCTCTTCAACCGCGTCGTTCCGACCACATAGGTTCTGACTCGGGTACACGTGTTGTTGTGGACTTGCATGTTTTGATCTGCCACCAAATGCCTGTTTTGTTATTGTTTCATCACACACTTTTAAGTTGAGCGAATCGTGTTTTAGCTATGGACCTAGGTACCTAGGTGTACCACCATAGAGAAGTTGCAGAACTGTTGCTGTTAATTGACTTTTCTCGTTTGTGACAAAATTAGCATTacgaaacttcttttttttttcagccgaaGAAAAAAGAG
Proteins encoded in this region:
- the CCDC53 gene encoding coiled-coil domain containing 53, encoding MDDDGLPIIGHGVDYTKVPPIQQKRTLAFLNYFLTRTTSFLNHFATVCDEKLEDLLVRIQRLEASMCILEAKLSSIPGLENVTASAAEAKPEANDQQSTTQATAGQSQSHQSQANGPTTDAQAEPLQAADTATQPPAAPTNTVSKDPRFSKYFKMLNFGIPLGAVQIKMRQENVDPSILDNPDAPAPPGAPTSPCPADDDSSDDSSLSN